GGATGCTTGGGCGGCGGCCTGGATGGTGGTGGCTGGGGTGCTCGTGGGCGGAGCACGCGGCTCGGTCGTTGTCCGGTCACCATGGTCGTGTGGGCAGCATGGTGATTGGGGTATGTTGTTTAATGGTGGTGGCGCGGTGGTCCGTACCCCAATTTGGTGACGGtaagtgttggccggggtgaaagcCCGCTCTGTGTGGTAAGGCCGGCAGCGGTGGCGTGCTAACGtcatccccttcttgaaggcgtcgtcgcggtaTCTCACCTATTGCCATGGTGCTCCAGGGGAAATCCTAATCCTTGGATTGGGCGGTGGCGGCACTCCAGcatcgttcccttcctgaaggcaccaCATTGGAGCCCATTGTTCGTCATGCACGGCTTCTCCTCAGCGCGGTGGCTCATCCACGGTTGAGGGCTCCAATGACTTCATAGTAGGGCTTGGAGTTCATCCGATGTTTGCTTGGAGTTGTTTGGGGTGGTGTTGCTGTTTTCAGCGTCCTTGTATCTAGCCTTGAGTGTGTGTTGTTGTGTTCTTGTGGGATGTGTGTTTGTATCAGCTTGTTTGGTGGTGATTACTTTATATATACAGCGGGGGGAACCCTTTTTGTGGTCGTAATGAAGagtaacatatactccctccgtcccaaaattcttgtcttagatttatcgagatacagatgtatctaatactaaaacatgacttgatacatccgtatttggacaaatctaagacaagaattttaggacggagggagtactattatcGTGCATACGATAGTAGTGTACGATACAACATTCGTAGTGCATAATATCATATGTTAGTATCGGGTTCGGCTCCTCCGCAGTTCTAGTGTTACTGCGCATGTACTGTAGTAACAACATCCATCACCCCTGCCCAATCCAACGCCCATAAGAAACTGCTCGTTAccgtgaagaagaaaaaaaaagaacgaaccAGCTCGCTGCTTGCCGCACACACACTGAACTCTTGGCCAGAGAGCGGAGAGATAGAGGAAGGGGGGAGGGAGCAGATGAACTCTCCGCCACCAAGGATTAGGCTCTCCGACCAAGCCCTCTACCTCCCCGGTCGACGGTGCGGCGGCTGGACCTCCATGCACCGCGGTAGTGTCTTGGCCTTCCCAGGATTCGCGACAGGATGCTGTCTGCTGGTCTCACGTGCCGATGTTGTCAACGGAAGCAACTGAGGAGCCTTTGTCACGCCCGCCTTCCCCAGGTTGCGCCACCCGACGACCTTGACCTCGACGGACACTACCCGACGCCTTTGTCTTTCTCAGGGCAGGTTGCCCGTTTCCTGCCCTGACGGCCTCCCGTCGCACGACGCCACCTCCCGAGGCTGCGGACCCGAACCACTGTCGACCTTCCCGCGTCACCCGCTTCCTTCGCCCCTACGACCTCGCCGCTTGCCGTCGGGGAGCTGTCTGATGTGGACACTCCACCTTTAGCAACAGTAGCCTCTCGCTCGCGCATGTGATGTATACGGAGTAGaaggtttgaaccttgcggctcagCACGAGAGAAACAATCTGGATGACGGCACCTCACGTGCAAAACAATTTCCTCATAGAAATCGCAACAAAAAGATGTTCTAAAGCTACCtcaaaaacttgatacgggtgtctaccctcgAAAACACATATCTATTTCATATAAAGGTATAACCTGATTATTACAGCAACACCATATGGCTTTATATATTAGCCGGACATTTAACCTAACTTGGAAAGCAAGCTCCCTAACTAAACTCACgagaaaacatggaaaggaaaccTGGACGCTATACTTAAACGGATTATATGATATATTCTAAGTAAACGCTTGTGTCCGGTGCACCGGCGGAACGTTGCGCCGGACGCCACCCGCGCACACACTCGTGTCGTACATAAAGAAACCAGAAAATACGGCACGCACGATGTGGCCCCTACACAGGTTCTCTCTCCACCTTATCTCTTCATCTCCTCTCGAAACATCTATCTCTGTCTCGTCAATTCCCCACGAGCTAGCCCACTAATTCTCCATGGCTGCCATCGATTTTTGTTGCTACGCTCGGCCAACCTCCTCCCCTGTCGTGGCTAGCGAGCCATCTCCGATTCCAACTCCGCCCATCCCCGCGACGCATGGCGAGCGCGCCGCGCCGTTGCCGGCCTCTCCCGCAGCGCCGCGGACCCCTCGGGGCGGCTGGAGGTGCTGGGAGCGCTGGGGCGCCCGTGCTATGACGCGCATCGGGAGTTGTTGGACCTCCGGCGGCCGTGCTGCGACATGCCGCAAGGTCGACAAAAGCTGCGGCGGGGCTGCGTCAGGATGCTGGAACCGGCAAGATCCGGTGCTGCTACCGGCTGCGTCGCGTGCTGGAACCGGAGACCCCCGGTCCTACTATCGGTTGCATCTTGGGGAATGCAAGCTGCGGTGTGTTGTTGTTGCTACTAATTTTTTTGCTGCTTCTGCtgagatttttgctggaaccattttTAGGATTTGCTGGAACCGGCTATCTTTTTGCTTCAACCGATTGCCAGAAGTTTTTGTTGCTTtagattttttgctggaaccattatttaattttgctggaaccggcaaatCTTTTTGCTTCAACCGATTACCGAAAGTTTTTGTTGCTTtagattttttgctggaaccatcatTCATCTTTTTGCTAGAACCTGTAAATGTTTTTGCTTCAACCATTTTACCAAAGGTTTTTGGTGCTTTCGGAGTTTTGATGGAACCACCAAATCATTTTGCTTCAACTAGGTACTCGAGGTTTATGTTGCTTTAGATTTTTGTTAGAACCACCATTATGTTTTGCTGGAACCGCCAAATCATTTTGCTTCAACCAAGTACTCGAGGTTTATGCTGCTTTAGATTTTTGTTGGAACCACCATTATGTTTTTGCTGGAACCCGCAAATCTTTTTGCTTCAATCAAGTACCGAATGTTTTTTTTGGCGCATAAGTACAGGTGGTTTTAGTTTCTTTAGATTTTTTTGCTGGACATGGCAGTGCAGGTCGATGGCGGCAAGCCGGAGACGGGGACGCCGGGGATGTTGCAACTTGCAAGCATGGTGGCCACACGCTGGAACCTGCGTATATTGGAGCTGTAGCCATGGCGAGCGGACGCAGCCGAGGCGAGCGCGGTGGCATGTGTGGCTGGCGAGCGCGGGTGGCGGCCGTGGTGGCCCgtgtggccggcaagcacggaaagCCGAGGGCAAGTGCGGTCAGCCGGCCAGCGTGTGTGCAGTCTGGCATGTGTGCAGCACCTTTTTCTCCATTTTTCAATCCAATGTTTGACTTTTCTGGAGCCAATTCTTTTATCGTACGGTTACAAATAGTTGT
Above is a window of Triticum aestivum cultivar Chinese Spring chromosome 6B, IWGSC CS RefSeq v2.1, whole genome shotgun sequence DNA encoding:
- the LOC123138467 gene encoding uncharacterized protein, coding for MAAIDFCCYARPTSSPVVASEPSPIPTPPIPATHGERAAPLPASPAAPRTPRGGWRCWERWGARAMTRIGSCWTSGGRAATCRKVDKSCGGAASGCWNRQDPVLLPAASRAGTGDPRSYYRLHLGECKLRAGRWRQAGDGDAGDVATCKHGGHTLEPAYIGAVAMASGRSRGERGGMCGWRARVAAVVARVAGKHGKPRASAVSRPACVQSGMCAAPFSPFFNPMFDFSGANSFIVRLQIVVSDVRAATGPNLGRRTRAYHCSIF